From the Corythoichthys intestinalis isolate RoL2023-P3 chromosome 13, ASM3026506v1, whole genome shotgun sequence genome, one window contains:
- the LOC130928947 gene encoding zinc finger protein OZF-like isoform X2 produces MGYVKATSKDLNVPVSTVCNVINKSFRKYFGAERQEPESPGMKEDVKLPQIKEEEEPAPCQQKEREELVPIKKEEDELPCVKEEEGIGSSTCEPSKTEDGPSEASRGAEPPSDSSSSSTEGLQADIFIAPSDRNGATSHSPYNDDGHKKSHRDDKLSICSQCGKTFANNYRCHRHMSTHTGEKPFSCSVCGQRFTRKYTLKIHERTHTREKPFSCSVCGQGFTQKQHLNLHTRTHTGEKPFSCRVCGQGFAQKIHLNLHTITHTGEKPFSCSVCGQRFCQKNNLQMHAKTHNGEKAFSCSVCGKEFHHKSTLNIHSRTHTGEKPFSCSVCGQRFSHKSALNKHTRTHTGEKPFSCPVCGQRFAQKQHLKIHTRTHTGEKPFSCPVCGQGFTQIHHLKVHTRTHTGENPFSCSVCGRVFTRKHYLKIHARTHTGEKPFSCSVCGQTFAQKQHLKTHTRSHTGEKPFSCSVCGKGFTRKARIKRHVCDGVSSIGQ; encoded by the exons atgggctatGTCAAGGCTACaagcaaagacctgaatgttcctgtgtctactgtttgcaatgtcatcaataagt CTTTCAGAAAATATTTTGGTGCCGAGCGGCAGGAGCCAGAATCTCCTGGCATGAAAGAGGATGTTAAActcccccaaatcaaagaggaggaggagccagCGCCCTGTCAACAGAAGGAGAGAGAAGAGCTAgttccaatcaaaaaggaggaagACGAGCTGCCATGTGTTAAAGAGGAGGAAGGTATCGGCAGCTCGACTTGTGAGCCCTCGAAGACTGAAGATGGTCCGAGTGAGGCCAGCAGAGGGGCGGAGCCACCATCCGacagcagcagcagctcaacagaaggaTTGCAAGCAGACATTTTTATCGCTCCATCAGACAGAAATGGCGCCACGTCACACTCGCCTTACAATGATGATGGTCATAAGAAATCTCACCGTGACGACAAACTCAGCATatgctctcagtgtgggaaaacctttgctaATAACTATCGTTGCCATAGGCATATGagtacccacactggcgaaaaacctttttcctgctctgtttgtggtcaaagattcactcgcaaatacactttaaaaatacacgaaagaacccacactagagaaaaacctttttcctgctcagtttgtggtcaaggattcactcaaaagcaacacttgaacttacacacaagaacacacactggtgaaaaacctttttcctgccgagtttgtggtcaaggattcgctCAAAAGATACACTTGAACTTACACACAATAACACACacgggagaaaaacctttttcctgctcagtttgtggtcaaagattttgTCAAAAGAACAACTTGCAAATGCACGCAAAAACCCATAATGGCGAAAaagctttttcctgctcagtttgtggtaaagaATTCCATCACAAGAGCACCTTAAACATACactcaagaacccacactggcgaaaaacctttttcctgctcagtttgtggccaaagattcagtcacaagagcgccttaaacaaacacacaagaacccacacaggagaaaaacccttttcctgcccagtttgtggtcaaagattcgctcaaaagcaacacttgaaaatacacacaagaacccacactggtgaaaaacctttttcctgcccagtttgtggtcaaggattcactcaAATTCACCacttaaaagtacacacaagaacccatacTGGGGAAaaccctttttcctgctcagtttgtggtcgagTATTCACTCGAAAGCACTACCTGAAAATCCATGCAAGAACCcatactggcgaaaaacctttttcctgctcagtttgtggtcaaacattcgctcaaaagcaacacttgaaaacacacacaagatcccacactggtgaaaaacctttttcctgctcagtttgtggtaaaggATTCACTCGGAAGGCTCGAATTAAGAGACACGTGTGTGATGGTGTGAGTAGCATTGGCCAATGA
- the LOC130928947 gene encoding zinc finger protein OZF-like isoform X1 yields MSATTTPAAVKFQEELCEVKEETPCHQPTTVCNKMHARVVLHRREELYVSQADRPEHQVSACIREEEEGKSPYIKEEEDFVPIKAFRKYFGAERQEPESPGMKEDVKLPQIKEEEEPAPCQQKEREELVPIKKEEDELPCVKEEEGIGSSTCEPSKTEDGPSEASRGAEPPSDSSSSSTEGLQADIFIAPSDRNGATSHSPYNDDGHKKSHRDDKLSICSQCGKTFANNYRCHRHMSTHTGEKPFSCSVCGQRFTRKYTLKIHERTHTREKPFSCSVCGQGFTQKQHLNLHTRTHTGEKPFSCRVCGQGFAQKIHLNLHTITHTGEKPFSCSVCGQRFCQKNNLQMHAKTHNGEKAFSCSVCGKEFHHKSTLNIHSRTHTGEKPFSCSVCGQRFSHKSALNKHTRTHTGEKPFSCPVCGQRFAQKQHLKIHTRTHTGEKPFSCPVCGQGFTQIHHLKVHTRTHTGENPFSCSVCGRVFTRKHYLKIHARTHTGEKPFSCSVCGQTFAQKQHLKTHTRSHTGEKPFSCSVCGKGFTRKARIKRHVCDGVSSIGQ; encoded by the exons ATGTCCGCGACAACGACACCGGCTGCAGTCAAGTTCCAGGAGGAACTTTGTGAAGTAAAAGAGGAGACCCCATGTCACCAACCAACGACTGTGTGCAATAAAATGCACGCAAGGGTTGTTCTTCACAGACGAGAAG AGCTATATGTCAGCCAAGCTGATCGTCCTGAGCACCAGGTGTCTGCATGCATCAGAGAGGAGGAAGAGGGAAAGTCACCATACATCAAGGAAGAGGAGGACTTCGTACCCATTAAAG CTTTCAGAAAATATTTTGGTGCCGAGCGGCAGGAGCCAGAATCTCCTGGCATGAAAGAGGATGTTAAActcccccaaatcaaagaggaggaggagccagCGCCCTGTCAACAGAAGGAGAGAGAAGAGCTAgttccaatcaaaaaggaggaagACGAGCTGCCATGTGTTAAAGAGGAGGAAGGTATCGGCAGCTCGACTTGTGAGCCCTCGAAGACTGAAGATGGTCCGAGTGAGGCCAGCAGAGGGGCGGAGCCACCATCCGacagcagcagcagctcaacagaaggaTTGCAAGCAGACATTTTTATCGCTCCATCAGACAGAAATGGCGCCACGTCACACTCGCCTTACAATGATGATGGTCATAAGAAATCTCACCGTGACGACAAACTCAGCATatgctctcagtgtgggaaaacctttgctaATAACTATCGTTGCCATAGGCATATGagtacccacactggcgaaaaacctttttcctgctctgtttgtggtcaaagattcactcgcaaatacactttaaaaatacacgaaagaacccacactagagaaaaacctttttcctgctcagtttgtggtcaaggattcactcaaaagcaacacttgaacttacacacaagaacacacactggtgaaaaacctttttcctgccgagtttgtggtcaaggattcgctCAAAAGATACACTTGAACTTACACACAATAACACACacgggagaaaaacctttttcctgctcagtttgtggtcaaagattttgTCAAAAGAACAACTTGCAAATGCACGCAAAAACCCATAATGGCGAAAaagctttttcctgctcagtttgtggtaaagaATTCCATCACAAGAGCACCTTAAACATACactcaagaacccacactggcgaaaaacctttttcctgctcagtttgtggccaaagattcagtcacaagagcgccttaaacaaacacacaagaacccacacaggagaaaaacccttttcctgcccagtttgtggtcaaagattcgctcaaaagcaacacttgaaaatacacacaagaacccacactggtgaaaaacctttttcctgcccagtttgtggtcaaggattcactcaAATTCACCacttaaaagtacacacaagaacccatacTGGGGAAaaccctttttcctgctcagtttgtggtcgagTATTCACTCGAAAGCACTACCTGAAAATCCATGCAAGAACCcatactggcgaaaaacctttttcctgctcagtttgtggtcaaacattcgctcaaaagcaacacttgaaaacacacacaagatcccacactggtgaaaaacctttttcctgctcagtttgtggtaaaggATTCACTCGGAAGGCTCGAATTAAGAGACACGTGTGTGATGGTGTGAGTAGCATTGGCCAATGA